The Acidovorax sp. RAC01 genomic sequence TTCAGGATCCCGCCTTGCTGGCCACTGAACAACTGTTGCAGCTGGGCTGGATCGATACCAGGAACCGGGATGTGTGCCCCGATGCGATACACGACCAGCGCAAGCAGCAGAAAAACCAGTCGACGACGCAGGTCGCCGAACTTGCCGGTTTTTGCAATTTGAGCCGCGCTAGTAGCCACAGATGTTTTCCTTCAGCGCCAAACTCAGGCGATGCTGCCGCCAGCGGCTTCGATGGCTGCCTTGGCACCCGCCGTAGCACCCACGCCGGTCAGCTTGACTGCCTTGGTGAGTGAGCCACTCTTGATGACCTTGACAACCTTGGCCAGCTCGCCGACCAGGCCTGCCTGCTTGAGCGCCAGCACGTCCACTTCGGCCAGGCCGAGTTGGTCCAGGGCTGTAAGCGTCACTTCTGCATTGAACTTGAGCAGGTGCGACTTGAAGCCGCGCTTGGGCAAGCGACGTTGCAGAGGCATTTGACCGCCTTCGAAGCCTACCTTGTG encodes the following:
- the rplO gene encoding 50S ribosomal protein L15, producing the protein MELNSIKPADGAKHAKRRVGRGIGSGLGKTAGRGHKGQKSRSGGYHKVGFEGGQMPLQRRLPKRGFKSHLLKFNAEVTLTALDQLGLAEVDVLALKQAGLVGELAKVVKVIKSGSLTKAVKLTGVGATAGAKAAIEAAGGSIA